In one Fusarium keratoplasticum isolate Fu6.1 chromosome 5, whole genome shotgun sequence genomic region, the following are encoded:
- a CDS encoding Aldedh domain-containing protein, protein MTSFQVPVFDTSRFPLPTRAFIGGEFVDSTGDEKHTLISSVNDQILTNELQWSNARDVDLAVESSQKGLALWQAMSNDARRDALVEYGNLIRQNREQLHWLEAVLTGKDAGFCGFEIGAAADLFTYYGNMIDKFDSEVMAADEDSIRYTLRQPWGICAGICPFNGVIVTLAMKAAPALACGNSIIIKTSETNPFSTLFMTSLTIEAGIPPGAMNCLVGGAEAGNALSSHMDIRKISFTGSIGVGKLIQIAAAKSNLKSVTLELGGKSPIIVFPDANLEAALPAATLFLLMNGQGCALPTRLYVHESIAEDFIGKVKDMVEGHAKTLGGDPTAASTYSSPLYHHRQKDVVLSYIESGKAEAKLITGGNAVGEQGCYVEPTIFVDPAPDARVLREEIFGPVLVVVRFSTDDEVLKLANDTEYGLAASIWTADMKRALRFAHKLEAGSVKVNGAGGYHPSVPMGGWKQSGQGLENGKEAMLDWTQLKSVALRG, encoded by the exons ATGACTTCCTTTCAAGTCCCCGTCTTCGATACCTCCCGCTTCCCTCTCCCCACCCGTGCCTTCATCGGCGGCGAGTTCGTGGACAGCACCGGCGATGAGAAGCATACCCTTATTTCTTCGGTCAATGACCAAATCCTCACGAACG AACTTCAGTGGTCAAATGCTCGAGACGTTGATCTCGCTGTCGAATCCTCTCAGAAAGGCCTTGCCCTTTGGCAGGCCATGAGTAAT GACGCCCGTCGTGATGCCCTTGTCGAGTACGGCAATCTCATCCGACAGAATCGAGAGCAGCTTCACTGGTTGGAGGCAGTGCTCACTGGAAAGGACGCTGGTTTTTGTGGCTTCGAGATtggcgccgccgccgacctATTCACCT ACTATGGCAACATGATCGACAAGTTCGATAGTGAAGTCATGGCTGCGGATGAGGATTCCATCAGA TACACTCTCCGTCAACCATGGGGAATCTGCGCAGGCATTTGTCCCTTCAACGGAGTCATTGTCACTCTTGCAATGAAAGCGGCGCCTGCACTCGCCTGTGGCAACTCCATTATTATCAAGACTAGCGAAACAAACCCCTTCTCAACCCTATTCATGACATCTCTTACCATTGAAGCCGGCATTCCTCCTGGCGCCATGAACTGCCTGGTTGGCGGTGCAGAAGCCGGCAACGCCCTCTCCTCGCACATGGATATCCGCAAGATCAGCTTCACGGGAAGCATCGGTGTGGGTAAGCTCATCCAAATTGCTGCGGCAAAGTCAAACCTCAAGAGCGTCACCTTGGAGCTTGGGGGCAAGTCTCCCATCATTGTGTTTCCAGACGCCAATTTGGAGGCAGCACTGCCGGCTGCGACCTTGTTTCTCTTGATGAACGGCCAGGGATGCGCTCTTCCAACCAGGCTGTATGTCCATGAGTCTATCGCTGAAGATTTCATTGGAAAGGTGAAGGACATGGTTGAAGGTCATGCGAAAACTCTAGGTGGTGATCCTACGGCGGCGAGCACGTACTCCTCGCCCCTGTACCATCACCGCCAGAAAGACGTCGTTCTTTCATACATCGAGTCTGGAAAAGCAGAAGCAAAACTCATTACCGGTGGAAATGCCGTTGGGGAACAAGGTTGTTACGTTGAGCCGACAATCTTTGTCGATCCAGCACCCGATGCTCGAGTTCTCAGGGAAGAAATCTTTGGACCCGTGCTTGTCGTTGTCAGGTTTTCcaccgatgatgaggttTTGAAACTGGCAAACGACACCGAGTACGGACTCGCGGCTTCTATCTGGACGGCTGACATGAAACGAGCATTGCGGTTTGCTCATAAGCTTGAGGCTGGAAGTGTCAAGGTGAACGGAGCTGGTGGTTATCACCCAAGTGTTCCTATGGGCGGATGGAAGC AGAGCGGCCAAGGTCTTGAGAATGGCAAAGAAGCTATGCTTGACTGGACCCAGTTGAAGTCTGTTGCGTTGAGGGGATAA
- a CDS encoding Beta-lactamase domain-containing protein, producing the protein MHSLSLRRLLTSVLSLCSFSSALPNQRRSNLTSHVESYYSVDGATHAEKSKALKADGYRIVSLSSYGSPDNANYAAIWVQEEGPSFEIIHDADEATYDAWLETWKSRGYVSTQVSATGPAESAVFAGVMENINVANWFQSCELENPWAFSNTTGNVDVVVKGFRMFGTSEERRYCILGHENIGNEQTTIQYSTPSFTINFASTFEAETAKRFWRPSRLFLSEDHIITPSFVDTSVGKWSHAVDLTKTELKEKIETERAKGLFPVDIQGGGSGSSERFTVVFVERFSPKPRQWNVRGEITGFEDNKAAEKEVDGIMRRFMEKNGVRQAQFAVALQGKTIAERSYTRAEDDRAIVEPDDIFLLASVSKMFLHASIDWLVSHDMLNFSTPVYDLLGYKPADSRANDITVQHLLDHTAGYDRSMSGDPSFMFREIAQSLPSKGAKAATLRDVIEYVVAKPLDFTPGDYSAYSNYGPMLLSYVVTNITGVPYLDFLEKNILDGLNVKLYETAASKHTEDRIVQESKNTGQDPVHPQSVKLVPGPHGGDGAVKEECAGTFAMAASASSLAKFIGSHAVWGTGGRVSSNRDGSLSGARAYVESRGTIDWALTLNTREYGSETEFDELRWYTLPDFFSNFPIAG; encoded by the exons ATGCATTCACTTTCGTTGCGGCGTCTTTTGACGTCAGTCCTCTCGTTATGTTCTTTCAGCTCTGCCCTCCCTAATCAACGACGCTCCAACCTCACTTCCCATGTCGAATCATACTACAGCGTGGATGGTGCTACTCATGCCGAGAAAAGCAAGGCCTTGAAAGCAGATGGCTATCGCATCGTCTCATTAAGCTCATACGGCTCGCCGGACAATGCCAACTACGCGGCTATCTGGgtgcaagaagaaggtccATCATTTGAAATTATCCACGATGCCGACGAAGCTACATATGACGCTTGGCTTGAAACGTGGAAGTCGAGGGGCTATGTGTCGACTCAAGTCTCTGCCACTGGTCCTGCTGAGAGCGCTGTTTTTGCTGGTGTGATGGAAAACATCAATGTGGCCAACTGGTTTCAGTCATGCGAGCTAGAGAACCCTTGGGCTTTCTCCAACACGACAGGCAACGTTGACGTGGTAGTAAAAGGCTTCCGAATGTTTGGAACCTCTGAAGAACGTCGATATTGTATCCTGGGTCACGAGAATATTGGGAACGAGCAGACGACAATTCAGTACAGCACTCCGAGCTTCACTATCAACTTTGCATCTACATTCGAGGCTGAGACGGCGAAGCGCTTCTGGAGACCATCTAGACTGTTCCTCTCCGAAGACCACATCATCACACCAAGCTTTGTCGACACCAGTGTTGGGAAATGGTCGCACGCTGTCGATCTGACCAAGaccgagctcaaggagaagattgAGACTGAGAGAGCCAAGGGCCTTTTCCCTGTTGATATTCAAGGTGGCGGATCTGGCTCCAGCGAACGCTTCACGGTCGTTTTTGTAGAGCGCTTCTCTCCAAAGCCTAGACAGTGGAACGTTCGCGGAGAGATAACAGGCTTCGAGGACAACAAGGCCGCAGAGAAGGAAGTGGATGGCATCATGCGCCGCTTCATGGAGAAGAATGGAGTTCGCCAGGCTCAGTTTGCTGTTGCGCTTCAGGGGAAGACTATTGCCGAGCGAAGCTATACTCGGGCAGAGGATGACCGGGCCATTGTCGAACCTGATGACATCTTTCTTCTGGCCAGTGTGAGCAAGATGTTTTTGCATGCATCTATCGACTGGCTGGTTTCGCACGACATGCTCAACTTTTCAACACCAGTCtatgatcttcttggctaCAAGCCAGCCGACTCTCGCGCAAACGACATCACCGTCCAGCATCTCCTCGATCACACTGCGGGATACGACCGGTCCATGTCAGGAGATCCCAGTTTTATGTTTCGCGAGATTGCGCAGTCTCTTCCATCAAAGGGAGCCAAGGCTGCCACCCTTCGCGATGTGATCGAATATGTGGTTGCTAAGCCTCTTGATTTCACTCCGGGAGATTATTCGGCATATTCCAACTATGGGCCCATGCTTCTGAGCTACGTTGTTACCAACATTACTGGAGTGCCCTATCTTGACTTTTTGGAAAAGAACATTCTCGATGGTCTCAACGTGAAGCTCTACGAAACGGCGGCGAGCAAGCACACCGAGGACCGCATCGTTCAGGAGAGCAAGAACACTGGTCAAGATCCAGTTCACCCACAGTCGGTCAAGCTGGTCCCTGGACCTCATGGCGGAGATGGCGCCGTTAAGGAAGAGTGCGCCGGAACGTTTGCCATGGCTGCAAGTGCCAGCTCCCTTGCCAAGTTCATTGGCTCACATG CTGTCTGGGGAACTGGTGGCCGTGTTTCCAGCAACCGTGACGGATCACTGTCAGGTGCCCGTGCCTATGTTGAGAGTCGAGGAACCATCGACTGGGCCCTGACTCTGAACACACGGGAGTACGGTTCCGAGACCGAATTTGACGAGTTAAGGTGGTACACCCTTCCCGACTTTTTCAGCAATTTCCCTATTGCCGGTTGA
- a CDS encoding HET domain-containing protein yields the protein MPSPNLCSACSGIFEGHYVPSNVLQERKLLALEGAAFVPSGFTTGTTEWRVRLDSGPGPDDPPKPYVHHTIQALEESANACVLCAMIWLRLQQDIHPITLAELQQDDVVGIPAIEAGETSYCGSFVLGICFSKVEGEKLVGRQFHSFRAFKAIKINADNRDTWRPKFDRQVTLERIRTWLELSTQSLNLAPRLPTRLLHCQASAPSQDPIVRLVDAHDLGPSTRYAALSHRWGEIQPLMLKHELVDAFYSDIPFTAIPTTFQDAIKLASTLDIQYIWIDSLCIIQDSKEDWDAEAAHMASVYSQAYVTISATAAKDSSAGLKQDSMLKHPCEITPTWTGFEDSEMPTTTTMRLIDRSAFCDQVLSQPLFRRGWVFQEWILSPKTLHVASDQLWWTSASDMTSGGFASHETCEGFAFDVKQQFTRTMPLGTLYLMGGKSAESLRPVWHQLLQDYLSRFFTFESDRLIAFAGIASLYQTLARLPPGSYLAGIWRQSLLRDLLWTVRDGRKVSPPQKYRVPSWSWASEEPTHTLSGTFGIGNINLNADLEEDEEPWVPAAEVIEASVQTTGPELGPVSGGHLILQGPLIKARLVLKVEDLTGQFTPEQAAEFLPGGNLRYVRNLVTPTTEKSSDIDDLEVSTSPSKADLDDVFPFVPSNGEMTIYLGVLHCRVDLEGSAESYALALVRGCEKGEYRRIGYVNVQRTIMGSWIDNRDWGVFDPLTDQGEYLSKGDQPGMYNYRIV from the exons ATGCCATCGCCGAATCTTTGCTCCGCTTGTTCTGGCATCTTTGAGGGACATTACGTGCCTTCAAACGTGCTGCAAGAACGCAAACTACTTGCTCTCGAGGGAGCCGCCTTTGTTCCTTCAGGATTCACAACAGGCACAACGGAATGGAGAGTAAGGCTAGATTCTGGCCCAGGTCCGGATGATCCTCCAAAGCCATACGTCCATCATACAATACAAGCTCTGGAGGAGTCTGCAAATGCTTGCGTGCTCTGCGCCATGATCTGGCTGCGGCTGCAGCAAGACATTCACCCCATAACGTTGGCAGAGCTACAGCAGGATGACGTTGTCGGTATCCCGGCTATCGAGGCAGGAGAGACTTCTTATTGCGGCAGCTTCGTTCTTGGAATATGTTTTTCGAAAGTTGAAGGCGAGAAGCTTGTTGGGCGCCAGTTCCATTCGTTTCGTGCCTTCAAGGCAATCA AAATAAATGCAGACAATAGAGATACTTGGAGGCCCAAGTTTGACCGACAAGTAACACTGGAACGCATCAGGACCTGGCTCGAGTTGTCTACCCAAAGCCTGAACTTGGCACCTCGGTTACCAACGAGATTGCTTCATTGTCAAGCATCTGCACCTTCTCAAGACCCGATAGTTAGGCTTGTCGATGCTCACGATCTGGGCCCGTCGACTAGATATGCTGCCCTCAGTCATCGCTGGGGCGAAATACAACCGCTCATGCTGAAGCATGAGTTGGTCGATGCCTTCTACTCCGACATTCCCTTTACGGCCATCCCGACTACTTTCCAAGACGCAATCAAGTTAGCCAGCACCCTGGATATCCAGTACATCTGGATTGACTCCCTCTGCATCATTCAAGATTCAAAGGAAGACTGGGATGCTGAAGCCGCACACATGGCATCCGTCTATTCTCAGGCGTATGTCACTATCTCTGCCACGGCTGCCAAAGATTCATCTGCAGGGTTGAAGCAAGACTCGATGCTAAAACACCCTTGCGAAATCACACCGACGTGGACTGGCTTCGAGGACTCTGAAAtgccaacgacaacaacTATGAGGCTCATCGACAGATCTGCTTTCTGCGACCAGGTCTTATCGCAGCCCCTTTTCCGTCGAGGATGGGTCTTTCAGGAATGGATTCTCTCTCCAAAGACCCTTCACGTTGCTAGTGACCAGCTCTGGTGGACATCTGCTTCCGACATGACTTCTGGGGGATTTGCCTCGCACGAGACGTGTGAAGGGTTTGCTTTTGACGTTAAACAACAGTTCACCCGCACCATGCCCCTTGGAACCCTCTACTTAATGGGAGGCAAGAGCGCCGAGAGCCTACGGCCGGTCTGGCATCAGCTTCTGCAGGATTACCTATCGCGATTTTTCACCTTTGAGTCGGATCGTCTGATTGCCTTTGCTGGCATCGCGTCTCTGTATCAGACTCTGGCACGATTACCCCCAGGCTCATATCTTGCGGGTATCTGGCGCCAATCACTACTTAGAGATCTCCTTTGGACTGTAAGAGATGGGAGAAAGGTGTCTCCTCCACAGAAATACCGAGTTCCATCGTGGTCGTGGGCTTCAGAGGAACCAACCCATACCCTGTCTGGGACATTTGGCATTGGCAATATCAACTTGAACGCGGATCTcgaagaggacgaagagCCTTGGGTCCCTGCTGCAGAAGTCATAGAAGCGTCGGTCCAGACAACTGGGCCAGAGCTTGGACCTGTTTCTGGAggccatctcatcctccaagGCCCACTGATCAAAGCTCGACTCGTGCTCAAGGTTGAAGATCTCACCGGTCAATTTACACCTGAGCAGGCTGCAGAGTTTCTTCCAGGGGGGAATTTGCGATATGTTCGAAACCTGGTGACTCCGACTACGGAGAAAAGTTCGGATATCGATGACTTGGAAGTCTCTACATCACCTTCCAAGGCTGATCTCGATGACGTTTTCCCGTTCGTTCCATCCAATGGGGAAATGACCATATACCTTGGTGTTCTTCACTGCAGAGTGGACCTGGAGGGCTCTGCTGAGAGTTATGCCTTGGCTCTTGTGAGAGGATGCGAGAAGGGGGAGTATCGGAGGATTGGGTACGTCAATGTTCAGAGGACTATTATGGGCTCTTGGATAGACAATCGGGACTGGGGAGTGTTTGATCCTCTCACGGATCAAGGAGAATATCTCAGCAAGGGTGACCAGCCCGGGATGTATAATTATCGTATTGTCTAA
- a CDS encoding HET domain-containing protein yields the protein MRLLNTQTIVVESFDDDKIPSYAILSHTWEAEEVTFQDMEPGRATSKKGWAKVKDSCSMARKNGFDYVWLDTCCIDKTSSAELSEAINSMYHWYQEATVCYAFLADVSDLAGLPKSKWFTRGWTLQELIAPSSMIFLSQTWEELGTKATLDQVISERTRIPKAILSGDQDLEAASVAQRMSWAADRRTTRREDLAYCLMGIFGINMPLLYGEGERAFIRLQEEIMRVSDDHSLFAWKYPNGRGGLLAVSPAAFKDSGNIIPWNPFMPYNSPFTLTNKGVHLDLPFIGLGDRGTGLAVLSCTEVGDPDKLVAIYLRDSFLTMEHFERCKSEQFDLINLKKFRPAQYPTRSLCIRLRGRSQRPKGALDEKAQDDRSRLAGK from the coding sequence ATGCGCCTCCTCAATACGCAAACCATCGTGGTCGAGTCATTCGACGATGACAAAATCCCTTCGTACGCCATTCTGTCCCACACCTGggaggcagaggaggtcACTTTCCAGGACATGGAGCCTGGTAGGGCGACAAGCAAAAAAGGTTGGgcaaaggtcaaggacaGTTGCTCTATGGCCCGCAAGAATGGATTCGACTACGTCTGGCTGGACACTTgctgcatcgacaagaccagcagcgccgagttgtccgaggccatcaactctATGTACCACTGGTACCAGGAAGCCACAGTGTGCTACGCCTTTCTTGCAGATGTCTCCGATTTAGCTGGGCTCCCCAAAAGCAAGTGGTTCACTAGAGGGTGGACGTTGCAAGAGCTGATTGCCCCCTCGTCAATGATTTTCCTCAGCCAGACATGGGAAGAGCTAGGCACCAAAGCAACACTTGATCAAGTCATATCAGAACGCACTAGAATACCCAAAGCCATCCTTTCGGGGGACCAAGATCTAGAGGCCGCCAGTGTTGCCCAGAGAATGTCATGGGCAGCAGATCGAAGGACCACAAGGAGAGAAGACCTTGCCTATTGTCTGATGGGAATCTTCGGCATCAACATGCCACTGCTTTATGGGGAGGGAGAAAGGGCCTTTATCAGGCTCCAAGAGGAAATCATGAGAGTCTCAGACGATCACAGTCTCTTCGCATGGAAGTATCCAAACGGTCGTGGCGGGCTTCTCGCTGTTAGCCCAGCTGCATTCAAAGACTCTGGCAACATCATTCCCTGGAATCCCTTCATGCCGTACAACAGTCCCTTCACCCTTACGAACAAGGGAGTCCACCTGGACCTTCCCTTCATTGGCTTGGGTGATAGGGGCACCGGCCTTGCTGTCCTCTCCTGCACCGAGGTTGGCGATCCGGACAAACTGGTTGCGATCTATCTGCGGGACTCATTTCTGACGATGGAACATTTTGAGAGATGCAAGAGCGAACAATTCGACCTGATCAACCTGAAAAAATTCAGACCTGCGCAATATCCAACCAGAAGCTTGTGCATCAGGTTGCGAGGTCGGAGTCAACGACCCAAAGGGGCTTTAGACGAGAAGGCTCAAGATGATCGATCGCGATTAGCTGGCAAATAG
- a CDS encoding Fungal-trans domain-containing protein — translation MQRFMDTACRLVTSNDGILESLEGLECLILEGVFHINAGNLRRAWLVFRRAISLAQLTGLDRGGDADLPVLDSTTMASPSFMWHRIVSQDRYLALMLGLPPGSPDDCLGNPEDLALNDCPMGYLERIHCIIMSRITASRGNKSDSTASVDLQVIDLTLEKATRCMPPDWWQLPIRSPGDGEALEDVLRIMFHITHFSLLIYLRLPHMLLDGENTQNYNKSTCVNASRELLSRYIRFRCMDSIAFCCTSIDFSAFTACLTLLLAHLRRWHDTNVVEDDLAHKRLSDRAMVQETIELMVELGQESGDMVLGKTTEIVASLARIEADAAKKAGLYGDFSGTRNRRTPNRSLRIMIPSFGVVSITRDGIIPSASVSNSKGECHSQRSHTREHPQCLSAPSAELFQGGESRTLGASSLGLDSDMLQVPSLQTLGSQEWHALELGQCQSRLGFAENYTANKPDFSFSLGQVMDEWPLETTISLPECTDEQHDLFSGVLGSFDMQGPT, via the coding sequence ATGCAACGCTTTATGGACACAGCTTGCCGGTTGGTTACGAGTAATGATGGGATTCTTGAGTCTCTGGAAGGACTGGAATGCCTCATATTAGAAGGCGTCTTCCACATCAATGCCGGAAACCTACGCCGTGCCTGGCTGGTGTTCAGGAGAGCCATAAGCTTAGCCCAGCTAACAGGGCTAGACCGTGGAGGCGATGCTGATCTGCCAGTCCTCGATTCTACAACTATGGCCTCCCCTTCTTTCATGTGGCACCGAATTGTCAGTCAAGATCGGTATCTGGCTCTCATGCTTGGTCTCCCCCCTGGCTCGCCCGACGATTGTCTCGGAAACCCTGAAGATTTGGCCCTAAACGATTGTCCAATGGGCTATCTTGAGCGCATTCACTGTATCATCATGAGTCGAATCACTGCTAGCAGGGGCAACAAGTCTGATAGTACAGCCTCTGTTGATTTGCAAGTCATAGACTTGACTCTGGAGAAGGCTACGCGCTGTATGCCTCCCGACTGGTGGCAGCTCCCCATCAGATCACCGGGTGACGGCGAAGCCCTTGAAGATGTTCTACGCATTATGTTTCACATCACTCATTTCAGTCTGCTAATCTACCTGCGACTGCCTCACAtgctcctcgacggcgagaaCACGCAGAACTACAACAAGTCGACATGTGTAAATGCCAGCCGCGAACTTCTTAGCCGCTATATCCGATTCCGCTGCATGGACTCGATTGCCTTTTGTTGTACAAGCATCGACTTTTCAGCTTTCACAGCCTGTCTCACGCTGCTTCTTGCGCACCTACGTCGATGGCATGACACCAATGTTGTCGAAGATGATCTTGCTCACAAGCGCCTTAGCGATCGCGCCATGGTTCAGGAAACAATCGAGCTCATGGTAGAGCTGGGTCAAGAAAGCGGTGACATGGTGTTGGGAAAGACAACCGAAATTGTGGCAAGCCTGGCTCGTATTGAAGCAGATGCTGCAAAAAAGGCAGGGCTCTACGGTGACTTCAGCGGCACAAGGAACCGTCGTACCCCCAATCGTTCTCTCCGAATTATGATTCCATCATTTGGCGTCGTCAGCATCACGAGAGACGGCATCATCCCCTCAGCTTCAGTCTCGAATTCCAAAGGCGAATGCCACAGCCAGAGGAGTCATACTCGTGAACATCCCCAGTGCCTATCTGCTCCTTCTGCTGAGCTTTTCCAAGGAGGCGAATCTCGAACTCTCGGAGCCtccagtcttggccttgactcGGATATGCTGCAGGTTCCGTCTCTACAGACCCTAGGTTCTCAAGAATGGCATGCGCTAGAGCTTGGGCAGTGTCAGTCACGACTAGGGTTTGCAGAGAATTATACCGCAAACAAGCCGGATTTTTCATTCTCTCTTGGCCAGGTTATGGATGAGTGGCCGCTAGAGACCACCATATCATTACCAGAATGCACGGATGAGCAACATGACCTTTTCTCCGGCGTCCTGGGCAGTTTTGACATGCAAGGGCCGACATGA
- a CDS encoding HET domain-containing protein gives MDTEHEEQKQLWLAIVQGREADVKRLLALPNVQLDFKDNCRRTPLALAAEAGQEGIVRLLLDQRDVDINPGRHHELSPIIYATKRGHEGVVWQLLARTDIHSSPSDLLSVAACSGHETLLSQLLARRDIREHLTTENYATILSDAAQDGHESVVRLLLSSGKVHPDQEDDLDNTALWWAAANGHEAIVKLLLETSWFDACCKGRDGTTALWHAASKGYEGIARLLIQQGTDLESPGRDGRSPLRVASSKGYAPIVKELLYFGAETNPRSGYDRTALMEAAINGHDAIVRLLLESGAAINTKVRIESKPRTHRSALDYACEAGHESVVKLLLDHGAPVCVLKRATQGGHAGILKLLLEKRSHSALADDDIYAVIHDAVENGHSDIVRILLEATEDTEAVLRPFHLVVAAINRDLIMAKLLLENDADVNSAWNGGLLFGFAAKQGCDEIVKAMLPEPCGQDWKTQLEQRVESIGLGYEVGRHESDMPEQQSQWRQAHDYTLCPLWCATLNGHEEMVKLLLDHGANPDSVVHSWESGGCSRTVLYDAARLNHEGVVRLLLSSGACPNLGGRGFSPLIQASLYSTCDSVAVARMLLESGADVEVMSYTNETPLMCAARSGNVAVVKLLLTHGANRKTENRKGETAMCYASNHDVTNFLW, from the coding sequence ATGGACACGGAGCATGAAGAGCAAAAGCAACTCTGGCTCGCCATTGTTCAAGGCCGTGAAGCTGATGTGAAGCGGCTCCTGGCTCTCCCCAACGTCCAGTTAGATTTCAAAGATAATTGCAGGCGCACCCCATTGGCTCTCGCGGCAGAGGCTGGACAGGAGGGCATTGTTAGACTGCTGCTGGACCAACGCGACGTCGATATCAACCCGGGGAGACATCACGAGCTATCGCCGATTATCTATGCTACAAAAAGAGGACATGAAGGGGTTGTGTGGCAGCTTCTAGCTCGGACAGACATCCACTCTAGTCCCAGTGACTTGCTGTCGGTAGCGGCATGTAGCGGCCATGAGACTCTACTAAGTCAGCTCTTGGCTAGGAGGGATATCCGAGAGCATCTTACAACTGAAAATTATGCGACAATTCTCTCTGATGCCGCTCAGGATGGGCATGAATCCGTGGTTCGCCTACTACTCAGCTCAGGAAAGGTTCATCCGGATCAGGAGGACGATCTAGACAACACGGCTCTTTGGTGGGCAGCGGCCAACGGGCATGAAGCTATCGTCAAGCTGCTACTCGAAACCAGCTGGTTTGATGCTTGCTGCAAGGGTCGTGACGGGACGACTGCTCTCTGGCATGCTGCCTCAAAAGGATACGAAGGGATTGCCAGGTTACTGATCCAACAAGGCACCGATTTAGAATCCCCAGGGAGAGACGGCCGCTCGCCCCTACGTGTAGCGTCTTCCAAGGGATATGCTCCCATCGTGAAAGAATTGCTCTATTTTGGAGCGGAGACAAATCCGAGGAGTGGCTACGATCGCACGGCGCTCATGGAAGCGGCGATCAATGGCCACGACGCTATAGTGAGGTTGCTTCTTGAAAGCGGCGCCGCTATCAATACGAAGGTCCGCATAGAAAGCAAGCCTCGCACCCATCGGTCGGCCCTAGACTATGCGTGCGAGGCCGGCCATGAGAGTGTTGTCAAGTTGCTCCTCGATCATGGTGCTCCCGTTTGCGTTCTGAAACGTGCTACCCAGGGAGGGCATGCGGGCATCCTCAAGCTGCTGCTTGAGAAGAGGTCCCATAGTGCTTTGGCAGACGATGATATCTATGCTGTTATACACGATGCTGTCGAGAATGGGCACTCTGATATTGTCAGGATTCTGTTGGAGGCAACAGAGGACACAGAAGCGGTCCTCCGACCGTTCCACCTTGTCGTCGCAGCCATCAATAGGGATCTAATCATGGCAAAGTTACTACTGGAAAACGACGCAGACGTAAACTCTGCGTGGAACGGAGGCCTGCTCTTTGGCTTTGCTGCTAAACAAGGTTGTGACGAGATCGTCAAGGCGATGCTGCCTGAGCCATGTGGGCAAGACTGGAAGACTCAACTCGAACAAAGGGTTGAGAGCATTGGGCTGGGTTACGAAGTCGGCCGACACGAATCAGATATGCCGGAGCAACAATCACAGTGGAGGCAAGCCCACGACTACACCCTATGTCCACTATGGTGTGCCACCCTCAACGGGCACGAGGAGATGGTTAAACTCCTGCTGGATCACGGCGCCAATCCCGACAGCGTAGTACATAGCTGGGAGAGTGGTGGGTGTAGTAGGACAGTGCTCTACGACGCTGCTCGGCTGAACCACGAAGGCGTCGTGCGCCTGCTACTCTCAAGCGGCGCCTGCCCAAACCTCGGTGGCCGCGGCTTCTCTCCCCTGATCCAGGCTTCGCTCTATTCCACCTGCGACAGCGTTGCAGTAGCGCGGATGCTCCTCGAGAGCGGTGCAGACGTTGAGGTTATGTCATACACCAACGAAACCCCCCTGATGTGTGCCGCCAGGTCGGGCAATGTGGCCGTGGTCAAGCTCTTGTTAACGCATGGGGCGAATCGCAAGACCGAGAACCGCAAAGGCGAAACTGCAATGTGTTACGCCTCTAACCATGATGTTACGAATTTTCTTTGGTGA